In one window of Pseudomonas chlororaphis subsp. chlororaphis DNA:
- a CDS encoding c-type cytochrome, translating to MKRDLLLGFSLALLTAQAYGAAVAMEDQSQLREPAVNAAHPGYFQPPAESELPDNAYGKMVRDGYALFVDTKRLAPKFVGNGLNCSNCHLDQGRLANSAPLWGAYPMYPAYRKKNNKVNTYAERLQGCFQFSMNGTPPAADSYEITALSVYSYWLASKAPIAVELPGRGYPEVPQPAQGYDLARGEQVYRAQCAVCHGDNGQGQKVGADYVMPPLWGKDSYNWGAGMHRINTAASFIKYNMPLGKAGSLSDQQAWDVAAFVNRHERPQDPRLVEGSIEKTRLKFHANDGVNLYGQTVDGVLIGQGIR from the coding sequence ATGAAGCGTGATCTTCTACTGGGCTTTTCCCTCGCCTTGCTGACGGCCCAGGCTTATGGCGCCGCGGTCGCCATGGAGGACCAATCACAGTTGCGGGAACCGGCGGTGAACGCTGCCCATCCCGGGTATTTCCAGCCACCGGCGGAGAGCGAGCTACCGGACAATGCCTACGGCAAGATGGTCCGTGACGGTTATGCGCTGTTCGTCGATACCAAGCGCCTGGCGCCGAAGTTCGTCGGCAATGGGCTCAATTGCAGCAACTGCCACCTGGATCAGGGGCGGCTGGCCAACTCCGCGCCGCTGTGGGGCGCCTATCCGATGTACCCGGCGTACCGTAAGAAGAACAACAAGGTGAACACCTACGCCGAACGCTTGCAGGGCTGCTTCCAGTTCAGCATGAACGGCACGCCGCCGGCCGCCGACAGCTACGAGATCACCGCCTTGTCGGTGTATTCCTACTGGCTGGCGAGCAAGGCGCCGATCGCTGTCGAGTTGCCTGGGCGGGGTTACCCCGAAGTGCCGCAGCCAGCCCAGGGCTACGACCTGGCCCGTGGCGAGCAGGTGTACCGGGCGCAATGCGCGGTCTGCCATGGCGACAACGGCCAGGGCCAGAAGGTCGGCGCCGACTATGTCATGCCGCCGCTCTGGGGCAAGGACTCCTATAACTGGGGCGCGGGAATGCACCGGATCAACACGGCGGCGTCCTTTATCAAATACAACATGCCCCTGGGCAAGGCCGGCAGCTTGAGCGACCAGCAGGCTTGGGACGTGGCGGCGTTCGTCAACCGCCATGAACGACCGCAGGACCCGCGCCTGGTGGAGGGCTCCATCGAGAAGACGCGGCTCAAGTTCCACGCCAACGACGGGGTCAATCTGTATGGCCAGACGGTAGATGGCGTGCTGATTGGCCAGGGCATCCGATAA